The bacterium region GGCCGCCCATGCCGCCGCGAACGGTTCGTACTCCGGCTGTCGCTCGACGGTGAACGGCGAGGCCCCGAGCGACACGTCGCGGCCGGCCAGCCGTTCCACGTACGCCCACTCCGCCGCCGCGGTGTGGAGCAGCGTGGCCCGGATCGATCCCAGGCCGATCGGGAATGTCCGCGTGTACACCTGGGATGGCTGGGCGCCGACCCATTCCAGCAGCCGGCCGCGCGCCCCGACAACGTAATCGAAGAAATGGGTGAAGTCCATCGGTGAAGTTGTCATGTCCGCCTTATTCCATCACGGGCTGAGCGGTCCCTGCAGTGCGCGCCTGCGCCGCGCGTGAAAGGACTTGTACTTGCGATGGCGGAACTCTAGGGGCGCCCAGTGAGGTCGAGTGGAGGTGAGCGATGGGGTATCTCAGCCGCTCGGTGTTCCAGGACCGCCTCGCGCGCATCCGGGAGGCGTGTGATGCGGCGGACCTGGCGGCGCTCGCGGTGCTGACCCCGGAGAACTTCTTGTACGTCTCCGGATACTTCCTCGACGTCCAGCCGTGGGAACGCCCAGTGGCCGCCATCGTCCCCCGTGACGGCGAGCCGTTCCTGGTCATGCACGAGCTCTCCACCAACCACGTCCGATACGCGAAAGAGCACGCGTCAATGTGGATCCCGGAGGTCCACTTCTACGCGGAACATTACCGAATGCAGCAGCGGACGTATCTGACCCCGCAGTGGCCGCAGATGGTGGCCGACCTGCTGCGGCGCAAGGGCCTGATCCGAGGGCGGGTCGGCGTCGATAGCCTCGGCGGTCCCATCATGCGGCTCCCCGATCTGCTCCCCGGGTTGCAGGTCGTCGACGCGGGCCGCATTCCCCGGGAGATGCGGATGGTCAAGTGCGAAGAAGAGCTGGCCCTCATCCGCCAAGGGGCGGAGTTGAGCGATTGGGGTCAGGCCCGCTATCGCGAGCACCTGGCGCCGGGGCGGCCGCTCGCCGAAATCGATACCCTTGTCGCCCACGAGATGGCCGCCGAAGCGATCCGAAGGTTCCCGGACTACAAGATCGAGATCCGCGTCTCGGGGCTCACCGGGCCGAACTCGGCCTGCCCCCACGGGATCAGCGGCGATTACGGCCAGGTCGTTGAACGCGGGCACGGGATCGTGAACATCGTCATCCCGCGGCTCAACGGGTACGTGTGCGAGAACGAGCGCACGTTCTTCGTCGGGACGCCGGACAGGGAGCAGGCGAACGCGTTCGAGGCGGCGGTCGAGGCGCAGGCCGCAGCTGCGGAGGCGTTTGTGGCGGGCGCGGTGGCGGCCGACGTCGATGCCGCCGCGCAGCGGGTCTTCGAGCGGCGCGGGTTCGCCGACCGGATCATCCACCGGACGGGTCACGGCATCGGGCTCGCCGGGCACGAGCACCCCGACGACATTGCGTTCAGTTACCGGCCCCTCGTGGAGAACGAGGTCTGGTCGTGCGAGCCGGGGATCTACCTCTACGGCGTGGGCGGGTTCCGGCACGACGACACCGTGATCGTCAAGAAGGGGCGGGCGGAGATCACCACCAAGTATCCTCGGGATCTGGAGTCCCAGACGGTTCCGGCCAAGGGAGGGCGGTAGCCCATGAAACGGTCGGCAGTCATCCTGCTCATGCTCGGGTTGGGGACGCTGCTCCTTCCGGCCGGGATCGTAGCTCAGACCAAATCCACCCAAGTGACAATCGGCATCGGTT contains the following coding sequences:
- a CDS encoding Xaa-Pro peptidase family protein, whose product is MGYLSRSVFQDRLARIREACDAADLAALAVLTPENFLYVSGYFLDVQPWERPVAAIVPRDGEPFLVMHELSTNHVRYAKEHASMWIPEVHFYAEHYRMQQRTYLTPQWPQMVADLLRRKGLIRGRVGVDSLGGPIMRLPDLLPGLQVVDAGRIPREMRMVKCEEELALIRQGAELSDWGQARYREHLAPGRPLAEIDTLVAHEMAAEAIRRFPDYKIEIRVSGLTGPNSACPHGISGDYGQVVERGHGIVNIVIPRLNGYVCENERTFFVGTPDREQANAFEAAVEAQAAAAEAFVAGAVAADVDAAAQRVFERRGFADRIIHRTGHGIGLAGHEHPDDIAFSYRPLVENEVWSCEPGIYLYGVGGFRHDDTVIVKKGRAEITTKYPRDLESQTVPAKGGR